The Pseudoalteromonas translucida KMM 520 genome has a window encoding:
- the epmA gene encoding elongation factor P--(R)-beta-lysine ligase has protein sequence MSVNLWAPSASIATLKQRAVILRSIREFFYARNVMEVETPSLSGASVTDIHLVSFNTRFVGPGHASGLELYLQTSPEFAMKRLLAAGSGPIFQLCKAFRNEEAGSHHNPEFTMLEWYRPGFDEFALMAEIDELMQLILNVAPSERLTYQHAFEQVLGLDPLTASLEQLQQLACEQGFADIAKNETHKDTLLQLLFCMKVEPTIGQHKPCFVYHFPASQAALAQICEHDNRVAGRFELYYKNMELANGFNELTNATEQAKRFNDDNEYRKQNGLKQVPMDKHLIAALEHGLAPCAGVALGIDRLVMLATQKSNIKEVIAFDVTRA, from the coding sequence ATGTCAGTAAATCTTTGGGCTCCCAGTGCAAGTATTGCAACACTTAAGCAGCGAGCTGTTATTTTACGCAGTATTCGCGAGTTCTTTTATGCTCGCAATGTAATGGAAGTAGAAACCCCCAGTTTAAGCGGAGCCAGTGTAACCGATATACACTTAGTGAGTTTTAACACTCGATTTGTAGGCCCAGGGCACGCCAGCGGCCTTGAGCTATATTTACAAACCTCTCCAGAGTTTGCAATGAAGCGCTTGTTAGCAGCGGGCTCAGGGCCTATATTTCAGTTGTGTAAAGCATTTAGAAACGAAGAAGCAGGCAGCCATCATAATCCAGAATTTACCATGTTGGAATGGTATAGACCGGGGTTTGACGAATTTGCATTAATGGCTGAAATAGATGAGCTAATGCAGCTTATTTTAAATGTTGCACCGAGTGAGCGGTTAACTTACCAGCACGCATTTGAACAAGTGCTTGGGCTTGATCCACTCACTGCTAGTTTAGAGCAATTACAACAGCTTGCTTGCGAGCAAGGGTTTGCTGATATAGCTAAAAATGAGACGCATAAAGATACCTTACTGCAGCTTTTATTTTGTATGAAAGTAGAGCCAACAATTGGCCAACATAAGCCGTGTTTTGTGTATCACTTTCCGGCATCGCAAGCGGCACTGGCACAAATTTGCGAGCATGATAACCGCGTAGCAGGGCGGTTTGAGCTGTATTATAAAAATATGGAATTAGCTAATGGCTTTAACGAGCTAACTAATGCGACAGAGCAAGCTAAGCGTTTTAATGACGATAATGAATACCGTAAACAAAATGGCTTAAAGCAAGTACCAATGGATAAACATTTAATTGCTGCGCTTGAACATGGACTAGCGCCTTGTGCAGGGGTAGCGCTGGGCATAGACAGGCTAGTAATGTTAGCCACGCAAAAGAGTAATATAAAAGAAGTTATTGCGTTTGATGTGACAAGGGCTTAA